A window of the Mucilaginibacter sp. cycad4 genome harbors these coding sequences:
- a CDS encoding alpha-L-fucosidase, producing MKIKVLLNSCFLLITQLGVVTAFAQTSKQPLNQLQQSFVDLKFGMFIHFNIPTYFNQDWPDPEASPSAFNPTKLDADQWAKAAKSANMTYGCLTTKHHSGFCIWDTKSTGYNVMHSPYKKDVVRQFVNAFRANGLKVMLYYSILDTHHKLRPNEIKPSHIEMVKKQLTELLTNYGQIEAIIIDGWDAPWSRISYDDVPFEQIYKLVKSLQPNCILMDLNGAKYPKDGLYYTDIKTYEMGAGQRMSKDINQMPSLACLPLQSSWFWKTDFLTTPVKEPAKLVEETLIPLNKANCNFILNVAPNRDGLFDDNAIAALKEIGKLWHNDGSKSDFKPTGAPIMASNLAKHQPANSSWSDDMNIMDFANDDDFGSSWQSNPEVKNPWYEVDFRTPQTFNEIVIFEHKANIKKYKLEYFANNKWNTLFDGEKDERIKLHRFNAVKGEKVRVQIGSSDSAPSIAEFGVYLEPASL from the coding sequence ATGAAAATCAAAGTTCTTTTAAATAGCTGTTTCCTGTTAATCACGCAACTGGGTGTGGTAACTGCTTTCGCTCAAACTTCGAAACAGCCCTTAAATCAGTTGCAGCAATCTTTTGTAGATCTAAAATTTGGCATGTTCATTCACTTTAACATTCCGACATATTTTAACCAGGATTGGCCTGATCCGGAAGCATCGCCTTCAGCTTTCAACCCTACAAAACTTGACGCTGATCAATGGGCAAAAGCGGCCAAGTCCGCAAATATGACCTATGGATGCCTAACCACCAAACACCATAGTGGATTTTGCATTTGGGACACCAAATCCACCGGTTATAACGTAATGCATAGCCCTTATAAAAAAGATGTGGTTAGGCAGTTTGTAAACGCTTTTCGGGCAAATGGATTGAAGGTAATGCTATATTACTCTATTTTGGATACGCATCATAAGCTTCGTCCAAATGAAATTAAGCCTTCGCACATTGAAATGGTTAAAAAGCAGTTGACAGAGCTGCTGACAAATTATGGCCAGATAGAAGCCATTATTATTGATGGTTGGGATGCGCCGTGGTCAAGGATTTCTTATGATGATGTTCCGTTTGAGCAGATTTATAAGTTAGTAAAATCACTACAGCCTAACTGTATACTAATGGATCTGAACGGCGCGAAATATCCTAAAGATGGTCTTTATTACACCGATATCAAGACTTACGAAATGGGCGCCGGACAACGCATGTCGAAGGACATTAATCAAATGCCTTCTCTGGCTTGTCTGCCGTTGCAATCATCATGGTTCTGGAAAACTGATTTTCTGACAACACCGGTAAAGGAACCGGCAAAACTGGTTGAAGAAACGCTTATCCCGCTCAATAAAGCAAACTGTAATTTTATCTTAAATGTTGCCCCAAATCGTGATGGCTTATTTGATGACAACGCTATAGCGGCGTTAAAAGAAATAGGTAAGCTCTGGCATAATGATGGCTCGAAATCAGACTTTAAACCAACTGGAGCGCCGATCATGGCTTCGAACTTAGCCAAACATCAGCCGGCAAATTCAAGCTGGAGTGATGATATGAACATTATGGACTTTGCAAATGATGACGATTTCGGCTCCTCCTGGCAGTCGAATCCCGAAGTTAAAAATCCTTGGTATGAAGTTGATTTCAGGACGCCCCAAACCTTTAACGAGATAGTAATCTTTGAGCATAAAGCAAACATCAAAAAGTATAAGCTGGAGTATTTTGCAAATAATAAATGGAATACTTTGTTTGATGGAGAAAAAGACGAAAGGATTAAGCTGCACCGGTTCAATGCGGTAAAAGGTGAAAAAGTCAGGGTGCAGATCGGTAGCTCTGATTCTGCACCCTCTATCGCTGAATTCGGGGTTTATCTTGAACCAGCCTCTCTATAG
- a CDS encoding CsbD family protein — protein MDKLEIKGGWNELKGKIKQAYGDLTDDDLAWQEGKDDETLGKLQKKTGKTRDELVKWINSL, from the coding sequence ATGGATAAATTAGAAATTAAAGGCGGATGGAACGAGCTGAAAGGGAAAATCAAACAAGCTTACGGCGACCTTACCGACGACGACCTTGCCTGGCAGGAAGGCAAAGACGATGAAACACTTGGCAAGCTTCAGAAAAAAACGGGCAAAACCCGCGATGAGCTGGTGAAGTGGATCAATAGTTTATAA
- a CDS encoding dipeptide epimerase: MELTYQPYELQLKHAFTIAKFSRTSTPVMLVQISHEGKTGYGEASMVPYMGESHQSATEFLSKVDIGRFSYPFDFGAVINYLDSIAAGNPAIKAAIDIALHDLDGKLKQQPCWQLLGSKPVLMPVTSFTIGIDTPEMIIKKVKEAEGFKVIKVKLGRDTDKELITTIRSVTDVPLYVDANQGWTDLQQSLDMTYWLHEQGVQLIEQPMLKTDPDSNAWLTERSPIPIIGDEAVQRFEDVEKANGVYTGINIKLMKSAGMYEAKQMIDKARELDLKIMIGCMTETSCAALAGLALAPQADWVDLDGPFLVSNNPYLMPEFSEGKYILNDDAGLGLRF; the protein is encoded by the coding sequence ATGGAACTGACATATCAACCCTACGAGCTTCAGCTGAAGCATGCTTTTACAATAGCCAAATTTTCGCGTACCTCTACCCCGGTTATGCTGGTGCAGATCAGTCACGAAGGTAAAACCGGTTACGGCGAGGCCTCAATGGTGCCTTATATGGGCGAAAGCCATCAAAGTGCTACCGAATTTTTGAGTAAGGTTGATATCGGCCGGTTCAGCTATCCTTTTGATTTTGGAGCGGTCATCAATTACCTCGATAGCATTGCTGCAGGTAACCCCGCCATCAAAGCTGCTATCGATATCGCCCTGCATGACCTTGACGGTAAGTTGAAACAACAACCTTGTTGGCAGCTTTTGGGCAGTAAGCCGGTGCTGATGCCTGTTACCAGTTTTACTATCGGCATTGATACGCCCGAAATGATCATCAAAAAGGTAAAAGAGGCCGAAGGTTTTAAAGTGATCAAAGTAAAGCTGGGCCGCGATACGGATAAAGAACTGATTACTACTATCCGCTCTGTTACCGATGTGCCGCTTTACGTAGATGCCAACCAGGGCTGGACAGACCTGCAGCAAAGTCTTGATATGACCTATTGGCTGCACGAGCAAGGCGTGCAATTGATAGAACAGCCCATGCTCAAAACCGATCCCGACAGTAATGCCTGGCTCACCGAACGCAGTCCTATCCCCATCATCGGCGATGAAGCTGTTCAGCGTTTTGAAGATGTAGAGAAAGCCAATGGCGTTTATACCGGGATCAACATTAAGCTCATGAAATCGGCAGGTATGTATGAAGCCAAACAGATGATTGATAAAGCCCGCGAGCTTGACCTGAAGATCATGATAGGCTGTATGACCGAAACCAGCTGTGCCGCCCTTGCAGGTTTGGCCCTTGCCCCGCAAGCTGATTGGGTTGACCTCGATGGCCCTTTTTTAGTAAGCAATAACCCGTATCTGATGCCTGAATTTAGTGAGGGTAAATATATATTGAATGACGATGCCGGGTTGGGGTTGAGGTTTTAA
- a CDS encoding rhomboid family intramembrane serine protease: MEIIHTAPVASIIFAITILTSILAFSNNNLYGRMMLHPYTVSRGKDIHTIITSGLIHRDWMHLFFNMLSYYFFAFGLEPVIGHAQFGILYVLSLILSDMPTVVKHKNDYNYYSLGASGAVSAVIFSTILYDPWNKIFILPFPFGIWFWAFGILYLVYCHFASKYSRDQINHDAHFFGAISGLMITIVFHHEVLMYFINKIISEAPAHLNF, translated from the coding sequence ATGGAAATTATTCACACGGCCCCTGTGGCCAGCATCATTTTTGCAATAACCATCTTAACATCAATTTTAGCTTTTTCAAACAATAACCTTTATGGCCGCATGATGCTGCACCCTTATACCGTTTCGCGCGGAAAGGATATTCACACCATCATCACCAGCGGGCTTATTCACCGCGATTGGATGCACTTGTTTTTCAATATGCTGTCGTATTACTTTTTCGCTTTTGGGCTTGAACCGGTTATTGGGCATGCTCAGTTCGGCATATTGTATGTATTAAGCCTCATTCTTAGCGATATGCCTACTGTGGTCAAGCATAAAAACGATTACAATTACTATAGCCTTGGTGCATCGGGTGCGGTAAGCGCAGTAATTTTCAGTACAATTTTGTATGACCCGTGGAATAAGATATTCATTTTGCCTTTCCCTTTTGGGATATGGTTTTGGGCATTCGGTATTTTATACCTGGTGTACTGCCATTTTGCGTCAAAATACTCGCGCGATCAAATTAATCATGATGCGCACTTTTTCGGTGCGATAAGCGGGCTTATGATTACTATTGTGTTTCACCACGAGGTGCTGATGTATTTTATCAATAAAATTATTTCTGAAGCCCCAGCTCATCTAAATTTTTAA
- the lpxB gene encoding lipid-A-disaccharide synthase, translated as MKYYLVAGEASGDLHGANLMKALKALDPQAAFRFFGGDLMQAEGGTLVKHYADMAFMGFVEVIANLQTILKNMKSCKQDISAYQPDVLILIDFPGFNLKIAEYAKAQGLLVCYYISPKVWAWNQKRVLKIKRIVDHLFCILPFEVAFYKEWGMKVDYVGNPLLDAVSAFNPDPDFLQKNNLTEKKIIALLPGSRKQEISRLLPDMIEASINFSEYQFVIAGAPAFQANYYAPYLNGAEIPIVFNATYDLLNQAHAAIVASGTATLETALFNVPQVVVYKGGKLTIAIARVLVKLKFISLVNLIMDKAVVKELIQEECTANKISEELNLIVNNAAYRQTMLDNYDELDVRMGQPGASAKTAGLIVKFTQEAKKQSKIGTL; from the coding sequence ATGAAATATTACCTGGTAGCCGGCGAGGCCTCCGGCGATTTGCACGGGGCTAATTTAATGAAAGCCCTCAAAGCGCTTGACCCACAGGCCGCTTTTCGTTTTTTTGGCGGCGACCTGATGCAGGCCGAAGGTGGTACACTGGTAAAGCACTACGCCGATATGGCCTTTATGGGTTTTGTGGAAGTGATTGCCAACTTGCAAACTATCCTCAAAAATATGAAGTCGTGCAAGCAGGATATTTCGGCCTATCAACCCGATGTGCTGATATTGATAGATTTTCCCGGCTTTAACCTCAAAATAGCTGAGTACGCCAAAGCACAGGGCCTTTTGGTTTGCTATTATATTTCGCCCAAGGTTTGGGCCTGGAACCAGAAGCGGGTGCTCAAGATCAAACGCATTGTTGACCACCTTTTTTGCATCCTCCCTTTCGAAGTGGCGTTCTATAAAGAATGGGGGATGAAGGTTGATTACGTAGGTAACCCATTGCTTGATGCCGTTTCGGCGTTTAATCCAGATCCTGATTTCCTGCAAAAAAATAATCTTACCGAAAAGAAAATTATAGCGCTGTTACCCGGCAGCCGAAAACAGGAGATCAGCAGATTATTGCCGGATATGATCGAGGCATCGATTAATTTCTCCGAATATCAGTTTGTAATTGCCGGGGCCCCCGCCTTTCAGGCTAATTACTACGCACCTTATTTAAACGGGGCGGAGATCCCCATTGTATTTAACGCTACTTATGACCTGTTAAATCAAGCGCATGCGGCTATTGTGGCTTCCGGCACTGCAACGCTTGAAACGGCACTGTTTAATGTACCGCAGGTAGTGGTTTACAAAGGAGGAAAATTAACTATCGCTATTGCCCGTGTGCTGGTAAAACTCAAATTTATCTCGCTGGTAAACCTGATCATGGATAAAGCTGTGGTAAAAGAACTGATCCAGGAAGAATGTACGGCTAACAAGATAAGCGAAGAGTTAAATCTGATTGTCAATAATGCAGCCTATCGCCAAACCATGCTTGATAACTATGATGAGCTTGATGTACGCATGGGACAACCCGGAGCATCGGCTAAAACGGCCGGGTTAATTGTTAAATTTACTCAGGAAGCAAAAAAGCAAAGTAAAATAGGAACTCTTTAA
- the surE gene encoding 5'/3'-nucleotidase SurE → MKVTKPTILVVNDDGITAPGIKALMDAMAEIGRVVVVAPDSPQSGMGHAITIGKPLRLDQVDIYEGIEMYRCSGTPVDCVKLAVNKIFKGQKPDLCVSGINHGLNNSINVLYSGTMSAAVEGAIEGIPSIGFSLDDYTLQADFEPCIKFVKELALQVLANGLPQASLLNVNFPNTKHIKGIKICRQAAAKWAEEFDERVDPHKRPYYWLTGVFQLNDGGEDTDVWALEQGYASVVPVQFDMTAHHVIPYLNNWKFNV, encoded by the coding sequence ATGAAAGTTACCAAACCAACCATACTTGTTGTAAATGACGATGGTATTACCGCGCCGGGTATCAAAGCCCTGATGGATGCCATGGCCGAAATTGGCCGCGTTGTAGTAGTTGCTCCGGATAGCCCGCAATCGGGTATGGGGCATGCCATTACGATTGGCAAACCTTTACGGCTTGACCAGGTTGACATTTATGAAGGGATTGAAATGTATCGCTGTTCGGGTACACCGGTTGATTGTGTAAAGCTGGCTGTTAACAAGATTTTTAAAGGCCAAAAGCCTGATCTTTGCGTTTCGGGGATCAATCATGGTTTAAATAATTCCATCAATGTGTTGTATTCAGGTACCATGTCGGCAGCTGTTGAAGGCGCTATCGAGGGGATCCCATCGATAGGATTTTCGTTGGATGATTATACCTTACAGGCCGATTTTGAGCCCTGTATTAAGTTTGTAAAAGAATTGGCTTTGCAGGTTTTGGCCAACGGTTTACCGCAGGCCAGCTTATTGAACGTAAACTTCCCCAACACCAAACATATTAAAGGCATTAAAATTTGCAGGCAGGCAGCAGCCAAATGGGCCGAAGAATTTGATGAGCGTGTTGATCCGCATAAAAGGCCTTATTACTGGCTCACTGGTGTTTTTCAATTGAACGATGGCGGTGAGGACACCGATGTTTGGGCTTTGGAACAGGGTTATGCTTCGGTTGTGCCGGTGCAGTTTGATATGACTGCACACCACGTTATCCCTTATTTAAACAACTGGAAGTTCAACGTATAA
- a CDS encoding MFS transporter has translation MSSTHTAKQHPHLTPLTLWIMTIATGLVVANIYYNQPLLADMAHSFGVSDKKAQQISLFTQIGYATGLLFIVPLADMLKRKRLILIDFVLMIISLIASAMAPSVTILMIAGFLVGVSSIIPQLLIPMAAHLAKPQERGKKIGFVMSGLLIGILLSRTLSGFIGEHFGWRSMFYIAAGLMLLIWFMIFLFLPEIEPDYKGNYGNLMKSLIHLVKTQPKLRLAAFRGALCFAGFSAFWTTLVFLLKQPQFNEGSAAAGMFGLVGAFGAVAVGFMGRLSDKMDAYKLSIYTLSLILISFIVFYFSSHSIIGLIIGVILLDMGVQATHISNQSIIFALIPEARNRINTVYMVSYFIGGALGTFFASLVWKNYEWNGVCAIGAALSVIVIIVHLLNYKKSSATVTDVR, from the coding sequence ATGTCATCTACACATACCGCAAAACAACATCCGCATCTTACGCCATTAACCTTATGGATCATGACCATAGCTACAGGGTTGGTGGTAGCAAACATATATTACAACCAACCATTACTGGCCGATATGGCACACTCTTTTGGCGTAAGCGATAAAAAAGCGCAGCAAATATCGCTTTTTACACAAATTGGCTATGCTACAGGCTTATTATTTATAGTACCGCTGGCCGATATGCTTAAGCGTAAACGCCTTATTTTGATAGATTTTGTGCTCATGATCATATCGTTAATAGCCAGCGCCATGGCGCCTTCCGTAACTATACTTATGATAGCGGGGTTTTTGGTGGGTGTATCATCAATTATTCCGCAATTGCTGATCCCTATGGCAGCACATCTGGCTAAACCGCAGGAACGGGGGAAGAAGATTGGCTTTGTAATGAGCGGCTTATTAATCGGTATTTTACTGTCACGCACATTAAGCGGTTTTATAGGCGAGCATTTCGGCTGGCGAAGCATGTTTTATATAGCTGCCGGGTTGATGCTGCTCATCTGGTTCATGATATTTTTGTTTTTGCCCGAAATTGAACCCGATTATAAAGGCAATTACGGCAATTTGATGAAATCATTGATCCATTTAGTAAAAACCCAGCCTAAATTAAGGCTGGCGGCTTTCAGAGGGGCTTTATGCTTTGCCGGTTTCAGCGCATTTTGGACAACACTGGTATTCCTGTTAAAACAGCCGCAGTTTAATGAAGGCAGCGCCGCTGCGGGCATGTTTGGCCTGGTTGGTGCTTTCGGCGCGGTGGCTGTTGGCTTTATGGGCCGCCTGAGCGATAAAATGGACGCATACAAACTATCAATTTATACACTTTCGCTTATCCTGATCTCTTTTATCGTATTCTACTTTTCGAGCCACAGTATAATCGGGCTCATTATCGGGGTTATCCTTTTGGATATGGGTGTGCAGGCTACGCATATTTCCAACCAGTCTATCATTTTTGCATTGATCCCGGAAGCCCGTAACCGTATCAATACAGTGTACATGGTGTCTTATTTTATAGGCGGGGCCTTAGGCACGTTCTTCGCCAGTTTGGTTTGGAAAAACTACGAGTGGAACGGCGTGTGTGCTATTGGAGCTGCCTTATCAGTAATAGTGATCATAGTGCATTTGTTAAACTACAAAAAATCGTCCGCTACTGTTACTGATGTTCGATAA
- a CDS encoding universal stress protein, protein MKQILVATDFSKCAANAMAYAMELANILGREVCAIHAIHPTEGINNSTYNAIFIEDYYNNKREALKEWVSVYTKDDKYKNVKVTTLCDVGFLKTVITRYVDKHEVELLVMGIMGATGISGIVGSNASMVVTKIKVPTLIIPLESKFENVPMITLATDFETRLSAVDVNALNEMIKAFGSAKMQVLYVAEKTDTEQVQVWEARLRDLIRHTDLEFNYIQDSSALNGIMNFIQSHETDMLCLVKHHHNIVYRLFTRSTVNQVMNKSVKAILILHE, encoded by the coding sequence ATGAAGCAGATACTGGTAGCCACCGATTTTTCAAAATGCGCCGCGAACGCAATGGCTTATGCTATGGAACTGGCAAACATATTAGGCCGCGAAGTTTGCGCTATACATGCCATACACCCCACCGAAGGGATCAACAACAGCACTTATAACGCCATCTTTATTGAAGATTACTATAATAATAAACGTGAGGCCTTAAAAGAATGGGTAAGTGTTTATACCAAAGATGACAAGTATAAAAACGTTAAGGTAACTACCCTTTGTGATGTAGGCTTTTTAAAAACAGTAATAACCCGGTATGTTGATAAACATGAGGTTGAGTTACTGGTGATGGGCATTATGGGCGCTACCGGCATCAGCGGCATAGTGGGCAGTAACGCCAGTATGGTAGTAACCAAAATAAAGGTACCTACGCTTATCATACCCCTGGAAAGCAAGTTTGAAAACGTGCCAATGATAACCCTGGCTACCGATTTTGAAACCCGCCTTTCTGCCGTTGACGTTAACGCTTTAAATGAAATGATCAAAGCATTTGGCTCGGCTAAAATGCAGGTGCTGTATGTGGCCGAAAAAACTGATACCGAACAGGTGCAGGTTTGGGAGGCCCGGCTGCGCGACCTGATCAGGCATACCGATCTGGAATTTAATTATATCCAGGATAGCAGCGCATTAAACGGGATCATGAACTTTATTCAGTCGCACGAAACGGATATGCTTTGCCTGGTTAAGCATCATCACAATATAGTATACCGTTTGTTTACACGTAGTACTGTTAACCAGGTGATGAATAAATCGGTAAAGGCGATATTAATTTTACACGAGTAA
- a CDS encoding ATP-binding protein, whose protein sequence is MSKILIRNFGPVKSGYKSTDGWMDIRKVTVFIGNQGSGKSTVAKLIATFSWIEKALVRGELKERDAVRDGYLINRCKYQNIEDYFKENTHIEYSGNAMHYVYREGKSFINWTDNSQYFLPKIMYVPAERNFISAVRNIRNLKGLPGTIYTFSDEFIKAAENLRDMVELPINNVRFEYQRLNQSPSIVGTDYKLRLSRASSGFQSLVPLFIVTKYLTEIIINPNNIEENNEVSLKEEQKIRQEIDRIMSNPNLSGPVKDIYLERLSSRFRYSSFLNIVEEPEQNLFPTSQQQILYSLLHYNNLHDHNGLVMTTHSPYLINYLTLAVKADFLKKNIKHQQQLKELELIVPLSSTIKEGDLAIYELDELNGTITELESYKGMPSDENKLNEELGESNELYARLLELQQGI, encoded by the coding sequence ATGAGTAAGATACTTATAAGAAATTTCGGACCTGTAAAATCTGGTTATAAATCCACTGATGGCTGGATGGATATACGCAAAGTCACAGTCTTTATTGGTAATCAGGGTTCAGGAAAAAGTACAGTAGCTAAATTGATTGCGACATTTAGTTGGATCGAAAAAGCGCTTGTAAGGGGTGAATTAAAGGAGAGGGATGCAGTACGTGATGGCTATCTAATCAATCGCTGCAAATATCAGAATATTGAAGATTATTTCAAGGAAAATACACACATAGAATATAGCGGCAATGCTATGCATTATGTTTATCGTGAAGGCAAGAGCTTCATAAACTGGACAGACAACAGTCAATACTTTCTACCAAAGATCATGTATGTACCCGCTGAACGCAATTTTATTAGCGCTGTACGAAACATCAGGAATTTAAAAGGGCTTCCGGGAACTATTTATACATTTTCGGACGAATTTATAAAAGCCGCTGAAAATTTAAGGGATATGGTGGAGTTACCGATTAATAACGTACGATTTGAATATCAGCGGCTCAATCAATCGCCATCAATTGTCGGCACAGATTATAAGCTTCGCCTTTCCAGGGCTTCCAGTGGCTTTCAGTCACTGGTCCCTCTTTTTATCGTCACCAAATACCTAACCGAAATAATTATTAACCCTAATAATATTGAAGAGAATAATGAAGTGAGTTTAAAGGAAGAGCAAAAAATCAGGCAAGAGATTGATCGAATCATGTCAAATCCTAATTTATCCGGCCCCGTAAAAGACATTTATTTGGAGCGCCTTTCTTCTCGATTTCGCTATTCATCTTTTTTAAATATCGTCGAAGAACCCGAACAAAATCTTTTTCCAACATCGCAACAACAAATTCTTTATAGTTTACTTCATTATAATAATCTCCACGATCACAATGGCCTGGTTATGACTACTCACAGTCCTTATTTGATCAATTATCTTACTTTGGCGGTAAAAGCGGATTTTTTAAAGAAGAACATAAAGCACCAACAACAATTGAAGGAACTGGAATTGATTGTTCCCTTATCATCAACAATTAAAGAAGGCGATCTTGCTATTTACGAGCTTGATGAGTTGAACGGCACCATAACAGAATTAGAAAGCTATAAGGGGATGCCTTCTGACGAAAATAAGTTGAATGAAGAATTGGGTGAAAGTAATGAATTGTATGCCCGTTTACTTGAATTGCAACAAGGCATATGA
- a CDS encoding inorganic phosphate transporter codes for MHFSIPAVILPFLGQVDLSSSLLTVFILCILAVIGFEFVNGFHDTANAVATVIYTKALRPVYAIPWSGFWNFLGVCLGGVTVAMGILKLVPLDTLMTLPVSVGACLVLAVLLASIVWNLGTWYLGIPCSSSHTMIGAMIGGGLAFTFYYNGPGVNWSKAGEIGSSLILSPIIGFGAAALLMLFLKHVTKSHALFHIPSGENDRPPIHIRLLLVTTCTLVSFFHGSNDGQKGVGLFMLILIAFLPARFAVNHAVPDAKVLSALNQTEQVINQQFANNSEKKPVLTELTAAIDQTKASLAEKNEKEVAKTYRYRKQVEGVIKDIRAVIKDPRVNLESKDKEALTSAANELELVTDFAPVWVIAIISLSLGVGTMVGWKRIVVTIGEKIGNEHLNYAQGATSEIVAASTIGLSTGFGLPVSTTHVLSSGIAGAMVASGGKGNLNNGTLKNIALAWVLTLPVAITLAFLLFMLFHLFI; via the coding sequence ATGCATTTTTCAATCCCCGCGGTTATTCTCCCCTTCCTTGGCCAGGTGGATCTGAGCAGTTCCCTGCTCACTGTTTTTATTCTCTGTATACTGGCAGTTATCGGTTTTGAGTTCGTGAACGGTTTTCATGATACTGCCAATGCAGTAGCTACAGTTATTTATACTAAGGCCCTGCGTCCGGTTTATGCTATTCCGTGGTCAGGCTTCTGGAACTTTTTAGGTGTTTGCCTTGGCGGGGTTACCGTAGCTATGGGTATTTTAAAACTGGTACCATTAGATACACTGATGACTTTGCCTGTGAGTGTTGGGGCCTGCCTGGTGCTTGCCGTATTGCTGGCCTCTATTGTATGGAACCTGGGCACCTGGTACCTTGGCATCCCCTGCTCAAGTTCGCATACCATGATAGGTGCCATGATTGGCGGCGGACTTGCCTTTACCTTTTATTACAACGGTCCGGGCGTAAACTGGAGCAAAGCCGGCGAAATAGGCTCATCGCTCATACTTTCGCCAATAATAGGTTTCGGTGCGGCTGCCCTGCTGATGCTGTTCCTGAAACATGTAACCAAATCACACGCGTTGTTTCATATTCCCAGTGGTGAAAACGACAGGCCGCCAATACACATTCGTCTTTTGCTGGTAACCACCTGTACGCTGGTAAGCTTTTTCCATGGCAGTAATGACGGGCAAAAAGGCGTGGGCTTGTTCATGCTCATACTGATCGCTTTTTTACCAGCCCGCTTTGCGGTAAACCACGCTGTGCCCGATGCCAAAGTTTTATCGGCCCTGAACCAAACGGAGCAGGTTATTAATCAGCAGTTTGCAAACAATAGCGAAAAGAAACCTGTTTTAACTGAACTGACTGCCGCTATTGATCAAACCAAAGCATCACTGGCCGAAAAAAATGAAAAAGAGGTAGCAAAAACTTACCGTTACCGTAAACAGGTTGAAGGGGTTATAAAAGATATAAGGGCTGTGATTAAAGATCCGCGGGTAAACCTGGAATCTAAAGATAAAGAGGCGCTTACCTCGGCAGCCAACGAACTTGAGCTTGTAACGGATTTTGCGCCGGTATGGGTTATCGCCATTATATCGCTTTCCCTTGGTGTTGGGACTATGGTAGGCTGGAAAAGGATTGTAGTTACTATTGGCGAAAAGATAGGCAACGAGCATTTGAATTATGCCCAGGGTGCAACATCCGAGATAGTGGCGGCATCAACCATTGGCTTAAGTACAGGATTCGGATTGCCGGTGAGTACAACGCATGTACTATCGAGCGGGATAGCCGGGGCCATGGTTGCATCGGGCGGAAAAGGAAATTTAAATAACGGCACGCTTAAAAACATCGCTTTAGCCTGGGTGCTTACTTTGCCGGTTGCGATAACTTTAGCATTTTTATTATTCATGCTTTTTCATTTGTTTATATAA
- a CDS encoding CsbD family protein — protein MDKLEIKGGWNELKGKIKQAYGDLTDDDLAWQEGKDDETLGKLQKKTGKTRDELVKWINSL, from the coding sequence ATGGATAAATTAGAAATTAAAGGCGGATGGAACGAGCTGAAAGGGAAAATAAAACAAGCTTACGGCGACCTTACCGACGATGACCTTGCCTGGCAGGAAGGTAAAGACGATGAAACACTTGGCAAGCTTCAGAAAAAAACGGGCAAAACCCGCGATGAGCTGGTGAAGTGGATCAATAGTTTATAA